From a single Bacillus pseudomycoides DSM 12442 genomic region:
- the ruvX gene encoding Holliday junction resolvase RuvX — MRILGLDVGTKTVGVAISDEMGWTAQGLETIKINEERGQFGFDRISELVKQYNVDKIIVGLPKNMNGTIGPRGEACQQFAQSLRELLQLDVMMWDERLSTMAAERLLISADVSRKKRKQVIDKMAAVVILQGYLDSK, encoded by the coding sequence ATGCGGATATTAGGTTTAGATGTTGGTACAAAAACAGTCGGCGTTGCGATTAGTGACGAAATGGGCTGGACAGCACAAGGTTTAGAAACGATTAAAATTAACGAAGAACGAGGTCAATTTGGTTTTGATCGTATTTCTGAGTTAGTAAAACAGTACAATGTGGACAAGATAATAGTAGGATTGCCAAAGAACATGAATGGTACAATCGGACCACGTGGTGAGGCTTGCCAGCAATTTGCACAATCCTTACGTGAACTGTTACAATTAGACGTCATGATGTGGGACGAGCGTCTGTCAACGATGGCAGCGGAACGTCTTCTTATTTCGGCTGATGTAAGTCGAAAGAAGCGAAAGCAAGTGATCGATAAGATGGCTGCAGTCGTGATTTTGCAAGGATATTTAGATAGTAAATAA
- a CDS encoding IreB family regulatory phosphoprotein: MDGFDKTMKFNFQDEKQSVHVNDVLLTVYDALQEKGYNPINQIVGYLLSGDPAYIPRHKDARSIIRKLERDELIEELVKSYLKQHREE; encoded by the coding sequence ATGGACGGTTTTGATAAAACAATGAAGTTTAACTTTCAAGATGAAAAACAGAGTGTCCATGTAAACGATGTACTTTTAACTGTGTATGATGCACTTCAAGAAAAAGGCTATAATCCGATTAACCAAATCGTCGGTTATTTATTAAGTGGAGACCCAGCATACATACCTCGTCATAAAGATGCACGAAGCATTATTCGCAAGTTAGAACGTGATGAATTGATTGAAGAGCTTGTGAAGTCTTATTTGAAACAACATCGTGAGGAGTAG
- the alaS gene encoding alanine--tRNA ligase has protein sequence MKQLTGAQIRQMFLDFFEEKGHAIEPSASLVPHEDPSLLWINSGVATLKKYFDGRVIPQNPRITNAQKSIRTNDIENVGKTARHHTFFEMLGNFSIGDYFKEEAITWAWEFLTSDKWIGFDKELLSVTIHPEDEEAFTIWNEKMGVPKERIIRLEENFWDIGEGPSGPNTEIFYDRGEAYGNDFSDPELYPGGENERYLEVWNLVFSQFNHNPDGSYTPLPKKNIDTGMGLERMTSIVQDVPTNFDTDLFMPMIGATESISGEKYRGGDVEKDMAFKVIADHIRTVTFAVGDGALPSNEGRGYVLRRLLRRAVRYAKKLNINRPFMFELVPVVGEVMKDFYPEVLEKKDFIAKVVKNEEERFHETLHDGEAILAEVIAKAKEEKTTAISGVDAFRLYDTYGFPIELTEEYAEEAGMTVDHTGFEAEMEKQRERARAARQDVDSMQVQGGVLGEIKVASEFVGYGTVATESNVVALVKNGEYTDSLQAGEEGQLMLDVTPFYAESGGQIADRGYLLADGVKVLVKDVQKAPNGQSLHKIVVEEGTLTKESAVKAIIDTKNRSSVVKNHTATHILHQALKDVLGTHVNQAGSLVTSERLRFDFSHFGQVQADELEKIERIVNEKIWESIDVEISQKAIEEAKEMGAMALFGEKYGDVVRVVQVGDYSLELCGGCHVDNTASIGIFKIVAESGIGAGTRRIEAVTGKSAYELMNDQVSLLKEAAGKMKTNPKDILTRVDGLFTEVKQLQKENESLAAKLSNIEAGNLTDSVVTVDGVNVLATKVNVADMNNLRTMMDDLKNKLESAVVVLAAVNEDKVNILAGVTKDLINQGYHAGKLVKEVASRCGGGGGGRPDMAQAGGKNPAQVDDALAFVEEYVKSVSK, from the coding sequence ATGAAACAGTTAACAGGAGCACAAATTCGTCAAATGTTTTTAGACTTTTTCGAGGAAAAAGGGCATGCAATTGAACCAAGTGCATCATTAGTTCCGCATGAGGATCCATCTCTTTTATGGATCAACAGTGGTGTAGCGACATTAAAGAAATACTTTGATGGTCGTGTAATCCCGCAAAACCCACGTATTACAAATGCGCAAAAATCAATTCGTACAAACGATATTGAAAACGTTGGGAAAACAGCTCGTCACCATACATTCTTTGAAATGTTAGGAAACTTCTCAATTGGTGACTACTTTAAAGAAGAAGCAATTACATGGGCTTGGGAATTTTTAACGAGCGACAAATGGATTGGATTCGATAAAGAGTTACTATCTGTAACAATCCATCCAGAAGATGAAGAAGCATTTACAATTTGGAATGAGAAAATGGGTGTTCCGAAAGAGCGCATCATTCGTTTAGAAGAAAACTTCTGGGATATTGGTGAAGGACCAAGTGGACCGAACACAGAAATTTTCTATGACCGCGGTGAAGCTTACGGTAACGATTTTAGCGATCCTGAGTTGTATCCGGGTGGAGAAAACGAACGTTACTTAGAAGTATGGAACCTTGTATTCTCTCAATTTAACCATAATCCGGATGGCTCATATACGCCACTTCCAAAGAAAAACATCGATACAGGGATGGGTCTAGAGCGTATGACATCTATCGTTCAAGATGTACCTACAAACTTTGATACAGACCTATTTATGCCAATGATTGGTGCAACAGAATCAATTTCTGGTGAGAAATATCGCGGTGGCGATGTAGAAAAAGATATGGCGTTTAAAGTAATTGCAGACCATATCCGTACAGTAACATTTGCTGTTGGTGATGGAGCTCTTCCTTCTAACGAAGGCCGTGGCTATGTATTACGTCGTTTATTACGCCGTGCTGTACGTTATGCGAAGAAATTAAACATTAACCGTCCATTCATGTTTGAATTAGTACCGGTTGTTGGCGAAGTAATGAAAGACTTCTATCCAGAAGTTCTTGAAAAGAAAGACTTTATTGCAAAAGTTGTGAAAAATGAAGAAGAGCGTTTCCATGAAACACTTCATGATGGAGAAGCAATTTTAGCAGAGGTTATTGCAAAAGCAAAAGAAGAAAAAACGACTGCTATTTCTGGAGTAGATGCGTTCCGTCTATATGACACATATGGTTTCCCAATTGAATTAACAGAAGAATATGCAGAAGAAGCTGGTATGACGGTTGATCATACAGGTTTTGAAGCAGAGATGGAAAAACAACGTGAACGTGCACGTGCAGCTCGTCAAGACGTTGATTCTATGCAAGTTCAAGGCGGCGTACTTGGAGAAATTAAAGTAGCGAGTGAATTCGTTGGTTATGGTACAGTTGCGACAGAAAGTAATGTTGTTGCACTTGTGAAAAATGGCGAGTACACAGATAGCTTACAAGCAGGCGAAGAAGGACAATTAATGCTTGATGTAACACCATTCTATGCTGAGAGTGGCGGACAAATCGCAGACCGCGGTTACCTTCTTGCTGACGGTGTGAAAGTTCTTGTAAAAGACGTACAAAAAGCACCAAATGGTCAAAGCTTACACAAAATAGTTGTGGAAGAAGGAACGTTAACAAAAGAATCAGCTGTAAAAGCTATTATTGATACGAAGAACCGTAGCAGTGTTGTGAAAAACCATACAGCAACGCATATTTTACACCAAGCATTAAAAGATGTACTTGGAACACATGTTAACCAAGCTGGTTCTCTTGTAACATCAGAACGTCTACGCTTTGACTTCTCTCACTTCGGTCAAGTACAAGCTGACGAATTAGAAAAAATTGAGCGTATTGTAAACGAAAAAATTTGGGAAAGTATTGATGTTGAGATTTCTCAAAAAGCAATTGAAGAAGCAAAAGAAATGGGTGCAATGGCATTATTCGGTGAAAAATACGGAGATGTTGTACGCGTTGTCCAAGTAGGCGATTATAGCTTAGAACTTTGCGGTGGTTGTCACGTTGATAACACAGCATCTATCGGTATTTTCAAAATTGTTGCTGAGTCTGGTATCGGTGCTGGAACTCGTCGTATTGAGGCAGTGACTGGTAAATCTGCATACGAATTAATGAACGATCAAGTAAGTTTATTAAAAGAAGCTGCAGGCAAAATGAAAACAAATCCGAAAGATATTTTAACAAGAGTAGACGGTCTATTTACTGAAGTGAAACAACTTCAAAAAGAGAATGAATCTCTTGCTGCAAAATTAAGTAACATTGAAGCTGGAAACTTAACAGATTCAGTTGTTACAGTGGATGGAGTAAATGTATTAGCAACAAAAGTAAATGTTGCAGATATGAATAACTTACGTACAATGATGGATGACCTGAAAAATAAATTAGAGTCTGCAGTCGTTGTATTAGCAGCTGTAAATGAGGATAAAGTAAATATTCTAGCAGGTGTAACGAAAGATTTAATCAATCAAGGTTACCATGCAGGTAAACTTGTGAAAGAAGTTGCTTCTCGCTGCGGCGGTGGCGGTGGCGGCCGTCCTGACATGGCTCAAGCAGGTGGTAAAAACCCAGCGCAAGTGGATGATGCACTTGCATTTGTAGAAGAGTACGTTAAATCTGTTTCAAAATAA
- a CDS encoding DUF1292 domain-containing protein: MEENQITIVDEKGNEHLCEIIFTFDAEKFGKKSYVVFSPIGEVDEDGEQIYDAMAFEQNEEESGGTLLPIESEEEWEMVQEMFNTLAEEEEGEA; encoded by the coding sequence ATGGAAGAAAATCAAATTACAATTGTAGACGAAAAAGGTAACGAGCATTTATGTGAAATTATTTTCACTTTCGATGCTGAAAAATTTGGGAAAAAATCTTATGTAGTCTTTTCTCCGATTGGTGAAGTTGACGAAGATGGCGAACAAATTTATGATGCAATGGCTTTCGAACAAAACGAAGAAGAGTCAGGTGGAACATTACTTCCAATCGAATCTGAAGAAGAGTGGGAAATGGTACAAGAAATGTTTAACACACTTGCTGAAGAAGAAGAGGGCGAAGCGTAA